One window from the genome of Bacillota bacterium encodes:
- a CDS encoding LacI family transcriptional regulator, with the protein MATRDEVAKLAGVSGATVSRVFNNQPGVASKTRKLVLEAAQKLNYYPNSNGRRLVSQRSNTLAVLVPYVSDKVHIFYRHYFAEILSGIAQAANDRGYDMLVKFYPIGESPALSCLSILGEKKADGALILGAFADDPQLVQLCDAAVPFVLIGGVSTCPNVSFVDGDHRQGARDVVDYLVRLGHRRICFVNGPWEYSNSRDRYAGYVEGLEAAGLPVDANLVLTGRYSRTSGYQLVDEILARSPDAIFAANDRMAFGVYQGLRERRIKIPEDFSLVGYDDSELAQSMEPPLTSVRVPLYEMGIHGAQIVLDMLGEPEYSPVQRLLPTWLVPRQSVGSR; encoded by the coding sequence ATGGCTACCCGGGATGAGGTTGCAAAACTAGCTGGTGTTTCTGGAGCCACTGTGTCCAGGGTGTTCAACAATCAACCGGGAGTGGCTTCAAAGACCCGCAAGCTGGTTTTAGAGGCGGCCCAAAAGTTGAACTACTATCCCAACAGCAACGGAAGGCGGTTGGTGAGCCAACGGAGCAATACCCTGGCGGTGTTGGTTCCCTATGTATCGGACAAAGTACATATCTTTTACCGGCACTATTTTGCCGAGATCCTAAGTGGTATCGCCCAGGCTGCCAACGACAGGGGATACGACATGCTGGTCAAATTCTATCCCATCGGCGAAAGTCCTGCGCTCAGTTGCCTTAGCATCCTCGGTGAAAAGAAGGCTGATGGGGCCCTAATCTTGGGAGCCTTCGCTGATGATCCTCAACTGGTACAACTTTGTGATGCTGCGGTTCCCTTTGTTCTTATTGGTGGAGTATCGACCTGCCCCAATGTCTCCTTTGTGGACGGAGACCACCGACAGGGTGCGCGGGACGTGGTGGATTATCTAGTGCGCTTGGGTCATCGTCGTATTTGCTTTGTTAACGGTCCCTGGGAATACTCCAACAGTCGAGATCGTTATGCGGGTTATGTGGAGGGTTTAGAAGCTGCCGGATTGCCGGTGGATGCAAATCTTGTCCTCACCGGTCGGTACAGCCGCACTAGCGGCTACCAGTTGGTGGATGAAATCCTGGCCAGGTCACCGGACGCCATCTTTGCTGCCAACGACCGGATGGCCTTTGGTGTGTATCAGGGTTTGCGGGAACGAAGGATTAAGATTCCCGAGGATTTCAGTCTGGTAGGCTACGATGACTCCGAACTAGCCCAATCCATGGAACCGCCTTTGACCAGCGTGCGGGTGCCCCTATATGAAATGGGAATCCATGGTGCACAGATAGTCCTGGACATGTTAGGGGAGCCGGAATACTCTCCCGTGCAACGACTTTTGCCCACTTGGCTGGTGCCTCGTCAGTCGGTGGGTAGTAGATAA
- the recR gene encoding recombination protein RecR → MVAYARPLARLIDELVKLPGIGPKTAQRLAFEIISWSPGEVKQLAEAIVEAKTLLRYCSVCFNLTEQDPCQICSNPNRERSSICVVEQPKDVIAMEKTREFRGLYHVLHGVISPMDGIGPNDIRIRELLSRLKDSGVAEVIVATDPDVEGDATAMYIARILKPMGLKVTRMASGLPVGGDLEYVDEVTLAKALQGRHEL, encoded by the coding sequence ATGGTGGCGTATGCACGGCCCCTGGCCCGGCTAATTGATGAACTGGTTAAGCTCCCGGGGATTGGCCCGAAGACGGCCCAAAGGCTAGCTTTTGAGATTATCAGTTGGTCTCCGGGGGAAGTGAAGCAGTTGGCCGAGGCCATTGTGGAAGCAAAAACCCTTTTGCGGTATTGCTCTGTATGTTTTAATCTGACGGAGCAGGATCCCTGTCAGATTTGTAGTAATCCTAATAGGGAGCGTAGCTCCATTTGTGTGGTGGAACAGCCCAAGGACGTCATTGCCATGGAGAAGACTAGGGAGTTTCGGGGGCTGTACCACGTGTTGCATGGTGTCATTTCCCCCATGGACGGTATCGGCCCCAATGATATCCGCATCCGTGAACTGTTGAGCCGCTTGAAGGACAGTGGCGTGGCGGAGGTTATCGTGGCCACGGACCCCGATGTGGAGGGGGATGCTACCGCAATGTATATAGCCCGGATCCTGAAGCCCATGGGCCTGAAGGTTACCCGGATGGCCAGTGGGTTGCCGGTGGGTGGAGACCTGGAGTATGTGGATGAGGTGACCTTGGCCAAGGCCCTGCAAGGGCGGCATGAACTGTAG
- a CDS encoding YbaB/EbfC family nucleoid-associated protein — protein sequence MSSQMRKMMKEAKKMKNQLIKLQEEISQRTVEATAGGGVVKVVANGNLEILEIKIDKDIVDPEDIEMLQDLILAAVNEAIRSAQKMSEEAMQSLTGGLSLPGLDGLL from the coding sequence ATGAGCAGTCAGATGCGCAAGATGATGAAAGAAGCAAAGAAGATGAAGAATCAACTGATCAAGCTCCAGGAAGAGATTAGTCAGAGGACCGTGGAGGCCACCGCCGGGGGCGGTGTAGTGAAAGTAGTGGCCAATGGTAACTTGGAGATCCTAGAGATCAAAATTGACAAGGACATTGTTGATCCGGAAGATATCGAGATGCTGCAGGATCTGATTCTGGCTGCGGTAAACGAGGCCATCCGCAGCGCCCAAAAGATGTCCGAAGAGGCTATGCAGTCCCTGACCGGCGGTCTTAGTCTTCCTGGACTAGACGGTCTGTTATAG
- a CDS encoding Gfo/Idh/MocA family oxidoreductase: MEPMKVGVVGCGNISGIYFTNLQRLPGVTLVACSDLIPERAQAKAAEFGIKACSVEELLADPQIDIVLNLTIPKAHAEVNLAALEAGKHVYVEKPLAISLEDGRKTLELAAQKGLRVGSAPDTFLGGGLQTCRKLIDDGAIGTPVAATAFMTCPGHEGWHPDPEFYYKPGGGPMFDMGPYYLTALVSLVGPIREVTGMTRITFPERTITSAPKYGQKIKVEVPTHVTGLMQFANGAIGTIITSFDVWGAHLPWIEIYGSEGSLAVPDPNNFGGRVLLKRQGDSEWKEVPLTHGYAENYRGLGVADLAHGIKNNRPHRASGELANHVLEVMHGFHIASDQRGFYRVESTCQRPAALPVDGSLD, encoded by the coding sequence ATGGAACCGATGAAGGTCGGTGTGGTTGGTTGCGGTAACATCAGCGGAATCTACTTTACTAACCTGCAGCGATTGCCTGGAGTGACGCTGGTGGCTTGTAGTGATCTGATCCCCGAACGGGCTCAGGCCAAGGCCGCTGAGTTTGGGATTAAAGCCTGCAGTGTGGAGGAATTACTAGCAGATCCACAGATCGATATCGTCCTTAACCTGACGATCCCCAAGGCCCACGCGGAAGTGAACCTAGCGGCCTTGGAAGCGGGCAAGCACGTTTACGTGGAAAAGCCCTTGGCCATCAGCTTGGAGGACGGAAGGAAGACCCTGGAGCTGGCAGCTCAAAAGGGGTTGCGGGTGGGTTCTGCCCCGGATACCTTCCTCGGCGGGGGACTACAGACCTGCCGTAAATTGATTGACGATGGGGCCATAGGCACTCCTGTGGCGGCTACCGCCTTCATGACCTGTCCAGGCCATGAAGGGTGGCACCCTGACCCCGAGTTCTATTACAAACCCGGTGGCGGTCCCATGTTTGACATGGGCCCCTATTACCTTACTGCGCTGGTTTCCCTCGTTGGGCCCATCCGGGAAGTGACGGGCATGACAAGGATTACCTTCCCCGAGCGGACGATCACCAGCGCTCCCAAGTACGGACAAAAGATCAAAGTGGAGGTTCCCACCCATGTGACGGGACTGATGCAATTTGCCAACGGGGCCATTGGGACCATCATTACCAGCTTCGACGTCTGGGGAGCCCATCTGCCCTGGATTGAGATCTACGGTAGTGAAGGTAGTCTTGCTGTGCCTGATCCCAACAACTTCGGGGGTCGGGTATTGTTGAAGAGACAGGGGGACTCCGAATGGAAGGAAGTGCCCCTCACCCATGGCTATGCGGAGAACTATCGTGGACTGGGAGTGGCTGACTTGGCCCACGGGATCAAAAACAATAGGCCCCATCGGGCCAGCGGGGAACTGGCCAATCACGTGTTAGAAGTGATGCACGGTTTTCACATTGCATCAGACCAAAGGGGCTTTTATCGGGTGGAAAGCACCTGCCAGCGCCCTGCGGCGCTACCGGTGGATGGTAGTCTAGACTAG
- a CDS encoding ferredoxin: MNPHVDPDKCIGCGLCVDICPEAFEMDDEAGVARATANAAEADQDCLEEAASSCPTDAIELE, encoded by the coding sequence ATGAACCCTCACGTAGACCCCGATAAGTGCATCGGGTGCGGTCTGTGTGTAGACATATGTCCTGAGGCTTTCGAGATGGACGACGAGGCTGGCGTAGCTCGAGCTACTGCCAATGCCGCAGAAGCTGACCAGGATTGTCTTGAAGAAGCAGCCAGTTCGTGCCCAACGGATGCTATCGAGTTAGAGTAA
- the dnaX gene encoding DNA polymerase III subunit gamma/tau, with product MAYLSLYRKWRPQGFDDVVGQEHVVRTLKNALDEGRIAHAYLFSGPRGTGKTTLARLLAKGLNCVEGPTSQPCNRCENCTALNSGYAMDVIEIDGASNRGIDEIRDLREKTRYAPAAGRYKVYIIDEVHMLTTEAFNALLKILEEPPAHVLFVFATTELHRIPATIISRCQTFDFRRFSSQEIYARLAYIAQQEGFEIAEEALRLISRRAEGGMRDALGILDQCVSFAGTRVDLDSVLQVLGTVSKDTLFRFVAVILGGDVATALGIVKEVLDGGHDARQFIIDVDRCLRDLTVAKVVGAQTDELMEMSSQEIGQLLERFPTVTVDRLLTIYDLFAEAEAEIKRSAEVRLPLERAVIRATHEASQPSMEDLLQRIEELEKQVASLCEARVAAVEVEKPATEKPSTVAPQEPAARKETPTPAAEARQGGKTEQQVLARLQTDWERIIRRCREDRRVDIEAFLKEAVPTDLANGVLVLSFSQDKRFHKASVEQQKNKEYVERFFSKVTGQRITVQCRFMKEGKTPKDPEEKALIDDPVLEAALKFFPGTVTKIDEPGD from the coding sequence GTGGCATATCTTTCCTTATATCGCAAATGGCGGCCCCAGGGATTCGACGATGTGGTCGGTCAGGAACATGTGGTGCGGACCCTGAAGAACGCACTGGACGAAGGACGCATCGCCCACGCATATCTCTTTTCCGGCCCCAGGGGTACGGGGAAAACGACCCTGGCCAGGCTCCTGGCTAAGGGCCTAAATTGTGTCGAAGGTCCCACCAGTCAGCCCTGTAATCGGTGCGAGAATTGTACAGCCCTCAACTCGGGTTACGCAATGGATGTGATCGAGATCGACGGTGCCTCCAATCGAGGGATCGACGAGATCAGGGATCTACGGGAAAAGACCAGATATGCACCGGCCGCCGGACGCTACAAGGTATATATCATCGACGAGGTGCACATGTTGACCACCGAGGCCTTCAACGCACTGCTCAAGATCCTGGAAGAGCCTCCTGCCCATGTGCTTTTTGTTTTTGCCACCACTGAGCTCCATCGGATTCCAGCTACCATCATTTCCCGTTGCCAAACCTTTGATTTCCGTCGGTTTTCCAGTCAAGAGATCTATGCGCGCCTGGCCTATATCGCCCAGCAGGAGGGCTTTGAGATTGCAGAAGAGGCCCTCCGTTTGATTAGTCGACGGGCCGAAGGTGGTATGCGGGATGCCCTTGGAATCCTCGATCAGTGTGTTTCTTTCGCGGGGACCCGAGTGGATTTGGACTCAGTACTCCAGGTGCTGGGAACTGTATCCAAGGACACTTTGTTTAGGTTTGTGGCGGTGATCCTGGGTGGCGATGTGGCCACAGCCTTGGGGATCGTCAAAGAAGTCTTAGATGGCGGACACGATGCCCGCCAGTTCATTATCGATGTGGATCGTTGTCTGCGGGATCTTACCGTGGCCAAAGTGGTGGGGGCACAGACCGATGAGTTGATGGAGATGTCTTCCCAGGAGATCGGGCAGCTCTTGGAGCGGTTCCCCACGGTGACGGTGGATCGACTGTTGACGATCTATGATCTGTTTGCGGAGGCGGAAGCAGAGATTAAACGTTCTGCCGAAGTCAGATTGCCCCTGGAGCGGGCAGTGATTAGGGCTACCCATGAGGCTAGCCAGCCTTCGATGGAAGATTTATTGCAGCGGATTGAGGAATTAGAGAAGCAGGTGGCCTCCTTGTGTGAGGCCCGGGTGGCTGCGGTTGAAGTGGAAAAACCCGCAACCGAAAAACCATCGACTGTAGCCCCCCAGGAGCCTGCGGCAAGGAAAGAGACCCCGACCCCGGCCGCCGAGGCGAGGCAAGGGGGGAAGACGGAGCAACAGGTGCTTGCCCGGCTGCAGACGGACTGGGAACGGATCATCCGTCGGTGCAGGGAAGATCGGCGGGTAGATATTGAGGCCTTCCTCAAGGAGGCGGTTCCGACGGATCTAGCCAACGGGGTGTTGGTCTTATCCTTTTCCCAGGACAAACGTTTCCATAAGGCTAGCGTGGAACAGCAGAAGAACAAGGAATATGTGGAACGGTTTTTCAGTAAGGTGACTGGCCAGCGCATCACCGTGCAATGCCGTTTCATGAAGGAAGGAAAGACCCCAAAAGATCCGGAGGAGAAAGCCCTGATTGACGATCCGGTACTGGAGGCGGCCTTGAAGTTTTTCCCGGGAACAGTGACGAAGATTGACGAGCCTGGGGATTAG
- a CDS encoding Gfo/Idh/MocA family oxidoreductase, translating to MQTLNVGLIGYKFMGKAHSHALKDVGMFFDLSVKPVMKVICGRDEAGVAKAAQQYGWEEFTTSWEELVTRDDIQIIDITAPSNAHKEIAIAAARHGKHIFCEKPLALTLEDAEEMLEAVTAAGVKHMVGFNYRRVPAIMLIKQMIDSGKLGKIYHFRGTYLQDYIIDPNFPLVWRLRKEIAGSGSLGDLGAHTIDLARWLVGEFDEVVGMSETFIKERPLPTEMAGLSAASSQDAELGEVTVDDATAFLARFKNGALGTFEATRFAAGHRNGNCFEINGSKGSVYFNFERMNELLYYSTEDEEGLQGFRRVQTTEAIHPYMEAWWPAGHIIGYEHTFIHEMKDFLEAIVYDRMPEPNFFDGVACQKVLDAVEKSIEGRCWVKVD from the coding sequence ATGCAAACCTTGAATGTGGGTCTAATTGGGTACAAGTTCATGGGGAAGGCACATAGTCATGCTCTGAAGGATGTTGGGATGTTTTTCGATCTGTCGGTGAAGCCTGTGATGAAAGTCATTTGCGGTCGGGATGAAGCGGGAGTGGCTAAGGCGGCCCAACAGTACGGTTGGGAGGAGTTCACCACCTCCTGGGAGGAGTTGGTGACCCGGGACGACATCCAGATCATCGATATCACCGCGCCGAGCAATGCCCACAAGGAGATTGCCATCGCCGCGGCCCGACACGGCAAGCATATCTTCTGTGAGAAGCCCTTGGCCTTGACCTTGGAGGACGCAGAGGAGATGCTGGAAGCGGTGACCGCTGCGGGTGTGAAACACATGGTGGGGTTCAACTACCGCCGGGTGCCCGCCATCATGCTAATCAAACAGATGATCGATTCCGGCAAACTGGGGAAGATTTATCATTTCCGGGGTACTTATCTACAGGACTATATCATCGATCCCAATTTCCCTCTGGTTTGGCGGCTGCGGAAGGAGATCGCCGGTTCTGGTTCCCTCGGGGATCTAGGTGCCCATACCATTGACCTGGCCCGGTGGCTGGTTGGGGAGTTTGACGAAGTGGTGGGGATGAGCGAGACCTTCATTAAAGAACGGCCCCTGCCCACAGAAATGGCTGGACTTAGTGCCGCCAGTTCTCAAGATGCGGAGCTGGGGGAGGTTACCGTGGACGATGCTACGGCCTTCCTCGCCAGGTTCAAGAACGGAGCCCTGGGAACCTTTGAGGCCACCAGGTTCGCTGCCGGACACCGGAACGGCAACTGTTTTGAGATCAATGGCAGTAAGGGTAGTGTCTATTTCAATTTCGAACGGATGAACGAGCTGCTCTACTACTCCACCGAAGATGAAGAGGGCTTACAAGGATTTCGGCGGGTTCAGACCACTGAAGCCATCCATCCCTATATGGAAGCCTGGTGGCCCGCTGGACACATCATTGGCTATGAGCATACCTTCATCCACGAGATGAAAGACTTCCTGGAGGCCATCGTCTATGACCGCATGCCGGAACCGAACTTCTTCGACGGTGTGGCCTGCCAGAAGGTATTGGACGCGGTGGAAAAATCCATCGAAGGTCGTTGTTGGGTCAAAGTTGACTAA